Proteins from one Patagioenas fasciata isolate bPatFas1 chromosome 6, bPatFas1.hap1, whole genome shotgun sequence genomic window:
- the NDC1 gene encoding nucleoporin NDC1 isoform X1, translating into MEAAGAAPQRALLRQVLGWRVAAAVAWSVLLLPVCTAAFVVLSGLDPFHPLRWISNSLNDLYTSYVIFCILLMSVVILVISIFNAEFYAVVPSIPCSRLALIGKIFHPQQVIHSVVHAVMGMLVAWCAAVMTKGKFQFLAVPCMPLESLDDAVPPMCLNEYHLFFLLCGAFMGYSYSLSYLINNMNYLPFPIIQQYKYLRFRRSLPLLVKHSCVESVYFVRNFCATYYFFGYIPKMWISTTMDLHPDSKLHPLDTLTGLLDLSLFYHAWLCGVFLLITWYIAWSLFRIYATETHHFPIQPTFAEETDQCLPKILNSNPPLIIKFLALQDLMLLSQYSPIRRQEVFSLSQPGGHPHNWTAISRECLSLLSDLTQRLMAQQEAAAANGRAKQPTGELKVAPQTPGGAVTEDVPFQSQRSNILPRASMSSLVKSSVMHLKTSPGSDVGSPFSSPALNCKTGMLDVNSPWHGSVQSPHLRRGGPKLWTLGSELQMNGSHHESFPMLSAARTGSKVVQPSFVYTWLQNKQEQIKNFLSKRALIMYFFSKHPEASIQAVFSDAQMHIWALEGLSHLVAASFTEDHFGVVQTALPAILNTLLTLQEVVDRHFKLPHVSSKPPRISGSLVDTSYKTLRFALRASLKTALYRITTVFGEHLNAVQVSAEHKKRLQQFLEYKE; encoded by the exons AtggaggcggcgggggcggccccgcagCGGGCGCTGCTCCGCCAG gtgctgggctggaggGTGGCGGCCGCCGTGGCCTGGTCCGTGCTGCTGCTGCCCGTCTGCACTGCGGCCTTCGTCGTGCTGAGCGGCCTGGACCCCTTCCACCCGCTGCGCTGGATCTCCA attctttgAATGATTTATATACTTCCTATGTCATCTTTTGTATCCTCCTTATGTCTGTGGTGATACTAGTAATAAGCATCTTCAACGCCGAATTTTATGCAG TTGTGCCATCAATACCATGCTCTCGATTAGCACTGATAGGAAAAATATTTCACCCTCAGCAAGTTATCCATTCAGTTGTCCATGCTGTAATGGGAATGTTGGTTGCTTGGTGCGCTGCAGTTATGACAAAAGGGAAGTTCCAGTTTCTTGCTGTGCCCTGCATGCCTTTAGAAAG CCTAGATGATGCTGTTCCTCCGATGTGCCTAAATGAATATCACCTCTTTTTTCTACTCTGTGGAGCTTTCATGGGATACAGTTATAGTCTTTCGTATCTTATTAATAATATGAATTATTTGCCATTTCCAATCATACAG CAATACAAGTACTTGCGTTTCAGAAGATCTTTGCCTCTCCTGGTTAAACACAGTTGTGTGGAGTCAGTGTATTTTGTTAGAAACTTCTGTGCCACGTATTACTTTTTTG GTTATATCCCAAAGATGTGGATAAGCACCACGATGGATCTTCATCCAGACAG TAAAttgcatcctcttgacaccctgaCTGGCTTATTGGATCTCTCCTTGTTTTACCATGCCTGGTTATGTGGTGTATTTCTTCTGATTACCTGGTACATTGCATGGTCACTCTTCAGAATCTATGCTACAGAG ACACATCATTTTCCTATCCAGCCAACTTTTGCTGAGGAGACAGACCAGTGCCTGCCTAAAATTTTAAACAGCAACCCTCCCCTCATTATAAAG tttttagCCTTACAAGACTTGATGTTACTTTCCCAGTATTCTCCTATTCGACGACAGGAAGTCTTTAGCCTTAGTCAACCAG GTGGGCACCCGCACAACTGGACTGCGATATCAAGGGAGTGTTTGAGTCTTCTGAGCGATCTGACCCAGAGGCTGATGGCACAGCAGGAAGCTGCAGCAGCAAACGGGAGAGCAAAGCAGCCCACAGGAGAGCTGAAAGTAGCTCCACAGACTCCAG GAGGCGCTGTGACAGAAGATGTGCCTTTCCAGTCACAGAGGTCTAATATCCTTCCCAGAGCCTCCATGTCTTCACTGGTTAAATCATCTGTAATGCATTTAAAGACATCGCCTGGGTCTGATGTTGGTTCACCTTTCAGCTCACCTGCTTTAAATTGCAAGACGGGAATGTTGGATGTAAACTCTCCTTGGCATGGATCAGTCCAAAGTCCTCACCTCAGGAGAGGGGGACCAAAGCTGTGGACCTTGGGTTCAG AGCTGCAAATGAATGGTTCCCACCATGAATCCTTCCCAATGCTCTCTGCTGCAAGAACTGGCAGTAAGGTGGTACAGCCAAGCTTTGTTTACACGTGGCTTCAGAACAAGCAAGAACAG aTAAAAAACTTCTTGTCAAAACGAGCGTTGATAATGTATTTCTTCAGCAAG CATCCAGAAGCCTCCATCCAAGCTGTCTTCTCTGATGCCCAAATGCACATCTGGGCTTTGGAAG gtctgtCGCACTTGGTAGCAGCCTCCTTTACTGAAGACCACTTTGGAGTTGTCCAAACCGCCCTACCAGCTATCCTCAATACTTTACTGACTCTTCAGGAG GTTGTAGACAGACATTTCAAACTGCCTCATGTTTCTAGCAAACCCCCCAGAATTTCGGGAAGTCTGGTGGACACATCCTACAAAACGCTGCGATTTGCACTTAGAGCATCTCTGAAAACAGCACTGTACCGGATAACTACTGTCTTTGGAGAACACTTAAA TGCAGTGCAAGTGTCTGCAGAACATAAGAAAAGACTTCAGCAATTCTTGGAATACAAAGAATAA
- the NDC1 gene encoding nucleoporin NDC1 isoform X2, with protein sequence MSVVILVISIFNAEFYAVVPSIPCSRLALIGKIFHPQQVIHSVVHAVMGMLVAWCAAVMTKGKFQFLAVPCMPLESLDDAVPPMCLNEYHLFFLLCGAFMGYSYSLSYLINNMNYLPFPIIQQYKYLRFRRSLPLLVKHSCVESVYFVRNFCATYYFFGYIPKMWISTTMDLHPDSKLHPLDTLTGLLDLSLFYHAWLCGVFLLITWYIAWSLFRIYATETHHFPIQPTFAEETDQCLPKILNSNPPLIIKFLALQDLMLLSQYSPIRRQEVFSLSQPGGHPHNWTAISRECLSLLSDLTQRLMAQQEAAAANGRAKQPTGELKVAPQTPGGAVTEDVPFQSQRSNILPRASMSSLVKSSVMHLKTSPGSDVGSPFSSPALNCKTGMLDVNSPWHGSVQSPHLRRGGPKLWTLGSELQMNGSHHESFPMLSAARTGSKVVQPSFVYTWLQNKQEQIKNFLSKRALIMYFFSKHPEASIQAVFSDAQMHIWALEGLSHLVAASFTEDHFGVVQTALPAILNTLLTLQEVVDRHFKLPHVSSKPPRISGSLVDTSYKTLRFALRASLKTALYRITTVFGEHLNAVQVSAEHKKRLQQFLEYKE encoded by the exons ATGTCTGTGGTGATACTAGTAATAAGCATCTTCAACGCCGAATTTTATGCAG TTGTGCCATCAATACCATGCTCTCGATTAGCACTGATAGGAAAAATATTTCACCCTCAGCAAGTTATCCATTCAGTTGTCCATGCTGTAATGGGAATGTTGGTTGCTTGGTGCGCTGCAGTTATGACAAAAGGGAAGTTCCAGTTTCTTGCTGTGCCCTGCATGCCTTTAGAAAG CCTAGATGATGCTGTTCCTCCGATGTGCCTAAATGAATATCACCTCTTTTTTCTACTCTGTGGAGCTTTCATGGGATACAGTTATAGTCTTTCGTATCTTATTAATAATATGAATTATTTGCCATTTCCAATCATACAG CAATACAAGTACTTGCGTTTCAGAAGATCTTTGCCTCTCCTGGTTAAACACAGTTGTGTGGAGTCAGTGTATTTTGTTAGAAACTTCTGTGCCACGTATTACTTTTTTG GTTATATCCCAAAGATGTGGATAAGCACCACGATGGATCTTCATCCAGACAG TAAAttgcatcctcttgacaccctgaCTGGCTTATTGGATCTCTCCTTGTTTTACCATGCCTGGTTATGTGGTGTATTTCTTCTGATTACCTGGTACATTGCATGGTCACTCTTCAGAATCTATGCTACAGAG ACACATCATTTTCCTATCCAGCCAACTTTTGCTGAGGAGACAGACCAGTGCCTGCCTAAAATTTTAAACAGCAACCCTCCCCTCATTATAAAG tttttagCCTTACAAGACTTGATGTTACTTTCCCAGTATTCTCCTATTCGACGACAGGAAGTCTTTAGCCTTAGTCAACCAG GTGGGCACCCGCACAACTGGACTGCGATATCAAGGGAGTGTTTGAGTCTTCTGAGCGATCTGACCCAGAGGCTGATGGCACAGCAGGAAGCTGCAGCAGCAAACGGGAGAGCAAAGCAGCCCACAGGAGAGCTGAAAGTAGCTCCACAGACTCCAG GAGGCGCTGTGACAGAAGATGTGCCTTTCCAGTCACAGAGGTCTAATATCCTTCCCAGAGCCTCCATGTCTTCACTGGTTAAATCATCTGTAATGCATTTAAAGACATCGCCTGGGTCTGATGTTGGTTCACCTTTCAGCTCACCTGCTTTAAATTGCAAGACGGGAATGTTGGATGTAAACTCTCCTTGGCATGGATCAGTCCAAAGTCCTCACCTCAGGAGAGGGGGACCAAAGCTGTGGACCTTGGGTTCAG AGCTGCAAATGAATGGTTCCCACCATGAATCCTTCCCAATGCTCTCTGCTGCAAGAACTGGCAGTAAGGTGGTACAGCCAAGCTTTGTTTACACGTGGCTTCAGAACAAGCAAGAACAG aTAAAAAACTTCTTGTCAAAACGAGCGTTGATAATGTATTTCTTCAGCAAG CATCCAGAAGCCTCCATCCAAGCTGTCTTCTCTGATGCCCAAATGCACATCTGGGCTTTGGAAG gtctgtCGCACTTGGTAGCAGCCTCCTTTACTGAAGACCACTTTGGAGTTGTCCAAACCGCCCTACCAGCTATCCTCAATACTTTACTGACTCTTCAGGAG GTTGTAGACAGACATTTCAAACTGCCTCATGTTTCTAGCAAACCCCCCAGAATTTCGGGAAGTCTGGTGGACACATCCTACAAAACGCTGCGATTTGCACTTAGAGCATCTCTGAAAACAGCACTGTACCGGATAACTACTGTCTTTGGAGAACACTTAAA TGCAGTGCAAGTGTCTGCAGAACATAAGAAAAGACTTCAGCAATTCTTGGAATACAAAGAATAA